The DNA region CGCCCGCCAAGGCCGCCACCGGCAACCAGGTCGTCGTGATCCCGGACCGCCCGAAGTTCCACGTCGAGACCTGCCGGTTCGTCCGCGACGTCCCGGGCACGCTCACGGTGACCAAGGCGACGGCCAAGCGCCAGGGTTACACGCCCTGCGGGGTGTGCAAGCCGTAGCACCAGCCACACGAAAGCCGGAGCCCTCCTCGTGCGCACGAGGAGGGCTCCGGCTTTTCCGGGGGCCGCGGCCCCGGGGAAGGCCGCGGTGTACCGCGAGCGGGGTACTCGCGGGGTCTCAGACCGCCAGCCGGCGGAACGGGTCGCGCGGCGGCGGCGCCGGCATCGTGATGCACGAGCCGCCCATCGGGATGCCGCAGAGGCCGAGCACGGCCTGGAGCACGGTGGTCGTCGTCTCGCCGGCCGCCACGCCGGAGGCGGTCACCATCGCCCGGTAGATCGTCGCGTAGTGGCGGACCGGGGTGTCGTAGCTCCAGTCCACCGAGCCGAGGTGCACGGCGTTGCCGGGGGCGCCGCCGGGGCCGTCGAACGCCGCGCTCCACACCTGGATCCCGGCCGGGCCGGACGCGAACCGGCCGCCGGAGCGCACGTCGCAGCGCGACGCCGCCTCCAGCAACGCCCGCGTCTCGCGCTCGGCGAGCACGAGCGCCGGGCGCACGTGGCTGGACAGCGCCGGGACCGCGACCGCGTTCGGCGCGAGCGTCAGCCGGGGAGCGCCGACCGGGAGGGTGATGACCGACATGGGTTCTCCGTCAGGGGGAGCCGTGGCGTGGCGTACGGAGGATTGATCGGCATCCCGGGAGGACGGTCTTTACTCGGCCGGACGGGTGAATCAGCGGCCCGCCTCCCGGAGCCACCAGGTGAGGCCCAGGTCGTCGTCGCGGTACGGCTTCATGTCGGTCGGCGGCCCCGACCGCACGAACGTCACCGCCAGCACCTCGTCGGCCACCGTCGCGGCGTGCTCCTCCAGGGCGGCGGCCGTCTCGCCGTCGGCCTGCCACCACAGCTCGATCCGGTCGCTCACGTCGAGGCCGTCGGCCTTGCGCGACTCCTGCAACGCCCGCACCGCGTCGCGCGCGAGCCCGGCCCGGCGCAGCTCGTCGGTGATGGCGAGGTCGAGCGCGACCGTCGCGCCGCCCTCGCTCTGCACCGCCCAGCCCTGTAGCGGCGTCTCGGTCACGATCACGTGGTCGCCGGAGAGCTCGACGTCGCCGAGCCCCTCCACCGCCAGCGTCGTCGTCCCGCCGCCCGCCGTCTCGCGCGCGACGAGCGCATGGTCCGCGTCCGCGAGCGCCGCCGCGACGAGCGGCGTCTGCTTGCCGAACCGCTGGCCGAGCGCGCGGAAGTTCGGCTTCACCGACACCTCGCGCACGCCGCCGCCCTCGTCCAGCGTCCCGACGGAACGCACGTTGAGCTCCTCGGCGAGCTCCGCGCGTAGCTCCTCGCCGACGTCGTAGCCGTCCTGGTTGACGAGCGCCCGGGCGAGCGGCTGGCGGGTCTTCACGCCGCTCTCCGCGCGGGTGGCGCGGCCCAGCTCGACCAGCCGCCGCACCAGCGCCATCCGCCGGCCCAGGTCCTCGTCCACCGCGCCCGCGTCGGCGACCGGCCAGGACGCGAGGTGCACCGACTCCTCCGCGCCGTCCAGCCGGTCCCAGACCTCCTCGGCCAGGAACGGCACGAACGGCGCCAGCAGCCGGGTCAGCGTCAGCAGCGTCTCGTGCAGCGTCGCGAGCGCCGCCGGGTCGCCCTTCCAGAACCGCCGCCGCCCGCGGCGCACGTACCAGTTCGACAGGTCGTCGACGAACTGCGTGAGCCGCCGCCCGGCGCGCGTCGTGTCGAACGCCTCCAGGGCCGCCGTCACCTCGGTCACGGTGGCGTTCAGCTCCGACCGCAGCCACCGGTCCATCGCTGTCGGCTCGCCGGCGTCGCCGCCCGGCTCCCACCCGGCCGTCGACGCGTAGAGCGTGAAGAACGACACGGTGTTCCAGTAGGTGAGCAGGACCTTGCGCACGACCTCCTCGATCGCGGCGTCGCCGACGCGGCGGTTGGCCCACGGATTGCCGACGCAGAGCAGCAGCCAGCGCACCGGGTCGGCGCCGTAGCGCTCGAACACCTCGAACGGCTCGAGGATGTTGCCGAGGTGCTTGCTCATCTTCCGGCCGTCCCCGTCGACGATGTGCCCGAGGCAGAGCACGGTCTCGTACGACGACCGGTCGAATACCAGCGTCCCGATCGCCATCAGCGTGTAGAACCAGCCGCGGGTCTGGTCGATCGCCTCGGCGATGAACTGCGCCGGGTACCGCTGCTCGAACGTCGCGCCGTTGACGTGCGGCGCCCCCCACTGCGCGAACGGCATCGACCCCGCGTCGTACCAGCAGTCGATGACCTCGGGCACCCGCCGCGCCTCGGCGCCGCACTCGCGGCACGGCACGGCGACCTCGTCGACGAACGGCCGGTGCGGGTCCAGCTCCGACAGGTCGCGGCCGGCCAGCTCGCCGAGCTCGCGGCGCGACCCGACGCAGGTGAGGTGCCCCTCGGCGCAGCGCCACACCGGCAGCGGCGTGCCCCAGTAGCGGGAGCGGGACAGCGACCAGTCGATGTTGTTGACCAGCCAGTCGCCGTACCGGCCGTCCCGGATCGACTCCGGGTGCCAGTCGGTGCGCGCGTTCTCGGACAGCAGCCGGTCCTTCACGGCCGTGGTCCGGATGTACCAGGACGGCGTGGCGTACTGGATGAGCGGGGTGTCGCAGCGCCAGCAGTGGGGGTAGCTGTGCTCGTAGGTCTCGGCGCGCCACAGCAGGCCGCGGCGTTCCAGGTCGGCGGTCAGGTCGGCGTCGACCTCCTTGAAGAACCGCCCGCCGACGACCGGCACCGACGCCTCGAACTCGCCCTTCGCGGTGATCGGGTTGACGACCGGCAGGCCGTACGCGCGCCCGACCGCGAGGTCCTCCGCGCCGAACGCCGGCGCCGTGTGCACCAGCCCCGTCCCGTCCTCGGTCGTGACGTAGGTCGCCAGCGCGACGTAGTGCGCGTCCGGGATCTCCACCAGGTCGAACGGCCGCACGTAGCGCAGCCGCTCCAGGTCGCGGCCCGGGAAGCGGTCCAGCACCTCCGCGCCCGCGCCCAGCGCCCGCTCGACCAGCGCCTCCGCGACGACGAGGCGCTCGTCGCCGACCCGCGCCGTGACGTAGGTGACGTCCGGGTGGACGGCGACGGCGGTGTTCGACACGAGCGTCCACGGCGTCGTCGTCCAGACCAGCAGCGTCCGGTCGTCGTCCACCAGCGGGAAGCGCACGTAGACGCTCGGGTCGGCGACGACCGCGTACCCCTGGGCGACCTCGTGGTCGGACAGCGTCGTGCCGCAGCGCGGGCAGTACGGCGCCACCCGGTGGTCCTCGACCAGCAGCCCCTTGTCGAAGATCCGCTGCAACGACCACCACACGGCGTCGATGTACTCGGCGTCCATCGTGCGGTAGGCGTTGACCTGGTCGACCCAGTACCCCATCCGCCGCGACAGCTCCTGGTGCTCGTGCACGTGGCGCAGCACCGACTCGCGGCAGCGGGCGTTGAACTCCTCGATGCCGTAACGCTCGATCTCCTGCTTGCCGGAGAAGCCGAGCTCCTTCTCCACGGCCAGCTCGACCGGCAGCCCGTGGCAGTCCCAGCCGGCCCGGCGGGGGACGTGGTGGCCGGTCATCGTGCGGTACCGGCAGAACACGTCCTTGAACACCCGCGGCACCGCGTGGTGCACGCCCGGCTTGCCGTTGGCGGTCGGCGGCCCGTCGTAGAACGTCCACAGCGGGCCGTCCTTGGTCTGCGCCAGCGACCGGCCGAACACGTCCGCGGCCTCCCAGCGCTCCAGCACGCGGCGTTCGAGCGCGGGCAGGTCGAGCTGGGCGGGGGCGGGCTGGAACGTCATGGCGGTACCTCTCCGTCGCGTCGGCCGGAGGGACCCTTGCGGGCGGTACCACCCTCCTTGCCGCGCCCGGGGGCGCGACCGCTCTTGCCGTGCCGTTCGCGGGGTCTACTGGGCCGCCTCGGGAGGCGCCGTTCTTCCCGCCGCTCGGGGGTGATCTTCGCGCCGCGCTCGCCCCCGGGCTCGCACCGTCCCCGGGTCGCTCCTGGCTGCGTCCGGCGGTACTCGTCCCCGTCGTCGCGCTTGCGAGGATATAGGCCGTGACGCGCGCCGTGCTGTGGGATTTCGACGGCACCCTCGCCACCCGCCCCGGCGGCTGGTCGCGGTGCCTGGTGGAGGCGCTCGCCGGCGTCGGTGGCGCCTGCGCGGCCGAGGCGGTGCGGCCGGGGCTGCGCGACGGCTTCCCGTGGCACACGCCCGATGTCGGGCACCGCCACGACGCGGACGGCTGGTGGGCGGCGCTCGCGCCGCTGCTGGCGCGCGCCTATGCCGGGGCGGGCGTCCCACGCGAGGCCGCCGGCGCCGCGGTGGCGGCGTTCCGCGCCGTCTACACCGACCCGGCCGCCTGGACCGTCTACGCCGACGTGGCGCCCGCCCTGGCGCTGCTGGGGGAGTACCGGCACGTGATCGTCAGCAACCACGTGCCCGAGCTGCCGGCGCTCGTGGCGGCGCTGCGGCTGCCGGTCGACGCGGTCGTCACCTCCGCGGCCGTCGGCTGGGAGAAGCCGCACCCGCGCCTGTACGCGGCCGCCCTCGACGCAGCCGGGCACCCGGACGAGGTGTGGATGGTCGGCGACAACCCCGTCGCCGACGTCGCCGGCGCCGAGGCGCTCGGCATCCCCGCGATCCTCGTCCGCACCGCCGGCGAGGCGCAGCGGCGTTGCGAGGGGCTGGTCGAGGCGGCCCGGCTCATCCTCGCCTGAGCGCGGCGGCGCGTTCGGCCAGGGCGTCCGCGTCGCCCGCGACCGCCAGGACCTTGTCGCGGCTCGTCGCGCCGGTCACCAGCGTCACGTCCGCCCGCCGCACGCCCAGCGCCTCGGCCACCGCCCGCAACGCCGCCTCCGTCGCCGCGCCGTCCACCGCGCGGGCGCTCACGCGGACCACGAGCGCCGCGCCGTACGCGCCGCCGACCGCCGTCCGCGGCGACCCCGGCCGCACCCGGATCGCCAGCCGGAACCCCTCGCCCACCCCCGCATCCTCGCGCGGGAATCCCGCCGTACGTCCCGCGCGCCGAATTGATCACGGTCCGGGGGCGGCTTATCCTGCGGCAACTCGTTCGACCGGGTTGTGGATAACTCGGCGCAGCACGCACGAAAACTGTGGACAACCGGGCCTCACCGCCGGGACGGGAGCAGCGATGAGCAGCGGACGCGTCCCCTCGACGTACGCCACCGACGGCCCCGGCCGCGCCGGGAAGGGGCGGCTGTCGAAGATCTTCGGCCGCCGCACCGGTGCCGGTGGCGCCGCGCCGGCGCCGGAGCCGTCCTCGGTGAAGGTACGGCCCGCTCCGGCCCAGGAGGTTCCGACGCCTGCCAAGAAGCCCGCGCCCGCCGCGGCCACGAAGCCCGCGCCGGCCAAGGCCGCCGCCAAGCCCGCCAAGAACGCCGCCCCGGCCGGGAAGCCGGCCAGGACGGTCACGCCCGCCGCCAAGCCCGCGCGGGCCACCAAGCCGGTCGCCACCGCCGCCGCGAAGCCGGCCAAGGCCGCCGCCAAGCCGGCCAAGCCCGCGAAGCCGGTCGTCAAGGCACCCGCGAAGAAGGCCGCGCCGCCGGTCAAGGCCGCCGCGGCGAAGCCCGCGAAGGCCGCCACGGCGCCCGCGAAGGCCCAGGCCAAGG from Mycobacteriales bacterium includes:
- the ileS gene encoding isoleucine--tRNA ligase, with the translated sequence MTFQPAPAQLDLPALERRVLERWEAADVFGRSLAQTKDGPLWTFYDGPPTANGKPGVHHAVPRVFKDVFCRYRTMTGHHVPRRAGWDCHGLPVELAVEKELGFSGKQEIERYGIEEFNARCRESVLRHVHEHQELSRRMGYWVDQVNAYRTMDAEYIDAVWWSLQRIFDKGLLVEDHRVAPYCPRCGTTLSDHEVAQGYAVVADPSVYVRFPLVDDDRTLLVWTTTPWTLVSNTAVAVHPDVTYVTARVGDERLVVAEALVERALGAGAEVLDRFPGRDLERLRYVRPFDLVEIPDAHYVALATYVTTEDGTGLVHTAPAFGAEDLAVGRAYGLPVVNPITAKGEFEASVPVVGGRFFKEVDADLTADLERRGLLWRAETYEHSYPHCWRCDTPLIQYATPSWYIRTTAVKDRLLSENARTDWHPESIRDGRYGDWLVNNIDWSLSRSRYWGTPLPVWRCAEGHLTCVGSRRELGELAGRDLSELDPHRPFVDEVAVPCRECGAEARRVPEVIDCWYDAGSMPFAQWGAPHVNGATFEQRYPAQFIAEAIDQTRGWFYTLMAIGTLVFDRSSYETVLCLGHIVDGDGRKMSKHLGNILEPFEVFERYGADPVRWLLLCVGNPWANRRVGDAAIEEVVRKVLLTYWNTVSFFTLYASTAGWEPGGDAGEPTAMDRWLRSELNATVTEVTAALEAFDTTRAGRRLTQFVDDLSNWYVRRGRRRFWKGDPAALATLHETLLTLTRLLAPFVPFLAEEVWDRLDGAEESVHLASWPVADAGAVDEDLGRRMALVRRLVELGRATRAESGVKTRQPLARALVNQDGYDVGEELRAELAEELNVRSVGTLDEGGGVREVSVKPNFRALGQRFGKQTPLVAAALADADHALVARETAGGGTTTLAVEGLGDVELSGDHVIVTETPLQGWAVQSEGGATVALDLAITDELRRAGLARDAVRALQESRKADGLDVSDRIELWWQADGETAAALEEHAATVADEVLAVTFVRSGPPTDMKPYRDDDLGLTWWLREAGR
- a CDS encoding HAD family hydrolase, with the translated sequence MTRAVLWDFDGTLATRPGGWSRCLVEALAGVGGACAAEAVRPGLRDGFPWHTPDVGHRHDADGWWAALAPLLARAYAGAGVPREAAGAAVAAFRAVYTDPAAWTVYADVAPALALLGEYRHVIVSNHVPELPALVAALRLPVDAVVTSAAVGWEKPHPRLYAAALDAAGHPDEVWMVGDNPVADVAGAEALGIPAILVRTAGEAQRRCEGLVEAARLILA
- a CDS encoding DUF167 domain-containing protein; its protein translation is MGEGFRLAIRVRPGSPRTAVGGAYGAALVVRVSARAVDGAATEAALRAVAEALGVRRADVTLVTGATSRDKVLAVAGDADALAERAAALRRG